The DNA region TACTCAAATTTCAATACAAACTATAAGAGGCTTCATCTTTACTATAAAAAATGTGAGAACAGCGGCAATATAGACAATTAATATCAGTAAAGGTTTTTATAATGTGGTTATTGATTGATAGCAAACAAACTTTTGACAAAATAATTTAATTAACTATTGCATGAAAAAACAAAACCATGAATGATGCGAAAAATTGTTCATTCGATTACTAACGGAGTTAATGTTGTCTGCTTCAGAAGATAAAGTCATATACGCAGCCGAATATGTCAGGATGTCTACAGAACATCAAAAATATTCTCAGGACAATCAGTCAGCCTACATTCATGAATACGCTGCACGGCATAATATAGTCATTAAACACAGCTATAACGACGCAGGTAAGAGCGGATTAAATTTGTCTGGTAGAGTCGGGCTTCAGTCATTACTGGATGATGTTATCAACCACAGAATCAATATATCTGTTGTTCTTGTTTATGATGTCAGCAGGTTTGGACGATTTCAGGATACAGACGAAGCCGGCCACTACAGCCATTTGATTCAACAAAATGGTGTACGAATCATTTATTGTGCAGAGCCTTTTTCTGATGATAACCAGGAAATGAAAATGCTCGGACTTGCATTTTCAAGATACGGTGCGGCAAGCTACAGCCGTAACTTATCAGAGAAAGTTTTCTTAGGGCAGGCTAATTTAATCAGGAAAGGTTTTCATCAGGGAGGCATGCCAGGTTATGGGTTGCGGCGTATGCTTATTGATGAAAACCGGGTTGAGAAGGGCAAACTCGAGTTTGGTCAGCGTAAGAGTATCCAGACGGATCGTGTTATTCTTGTTCCCGGCCCTGAGAATGAAGTAAATATTGTAAACAAGATATTTGACATGTTTAACCTGGAGGCAAAACCAGAGCGAGTTATTGCATCTGAGCTCAATCGAAATAAAATCATTGCTGATAACGACACTGAATGGACAAGAGGGAAAATCCATCAGATACTCACAAACGAAAAATACATTGGAAATAACGTTTATAATAAAAAATCTTTTAAGCTCAAGAAGAAACACGTCATCAATCCTGAAGATAAATGGATCCGATATGACGGGGCGTATGAGCCTATAGTTAGCGTGGAGAAATTTAATCTTGCCAGAGAAATCATCAAAAACCGCTCGATCGTTTTATCTGAAGACGAATTACTTGAAAAACTTCACTCGCTACTAATAAAAAAAGGCAGACTTTCAGGATTACTGATAGATGAAGAAGAATTATTGCCCTCCAGCAGTGTATACCGTGCCCGCTTTGGCAGTCTGCTGAGAGTCTATCAGTTGGTAGGATACAACCCAAAAGAGGATTACTCATGGCTGGAAACAAAAAAATATTTACAGGGCATCAATAGAAAAATATCTGATAGTTTAATCGAAAATATATATCTCTCTGATGGCTGGGTAAGTGATACCTGCGATAACGGCTTGTTGAATATCAATGACGAATTTACGTTATTTATTCAGGCGATCCGGTGCCAGAAGAAGCAAACTGGGGGTCTAAGATGGAAGATAAACTTTCACCATACACTCACCCCTGATATCAGCATTGCTGCTCGCATGGATAGTTTGAACACTTCGATTATAGATTATTATATATTTCCATCAATAGACTTATTGCTAAATGATAAAGAGTTAAAAGAGCAAAACCATTTCAGTTTTGACATGTACCGTTTTGATGATTTGCACCCACTCTACCGTCTGGTTAAACGAACAAAGCTAAAGGAAATCATTGATGAACCTAAAAGATGAAATAAAAATGATAGAAGTTGACAGTATATACATAGCAAATCCGAGAAAACGTGACAAATTCACTCATGAAGAAATAAAAAAGAACATACACCTGATCGGACTTAAACGGCCTATCTCTGTTAGAAAGATCGCACATGAACACTATCAGTATGCACTGATATGTGGACAAGGCCGCCTGGAAGCATACCAACAATACGGGGAGAAACTCATTCCGGCCATTATTAAAAATGTGGATGAAGAAACAGGCCATTTAATGAGTCTGACAGAAAATATAGCCCGAAGAAATCCGAGATCTGCAGAATCACTGGAAAACATTAAGCAATTAAAAAAAGATGGATTAACCGACAGAGAGATAGGGAAGGTGCGAACAAGTCCCTGATATGAGATCATGTTTGTCATCTGGAGCCATGGAACAGGGTTCATCATGAGTCATCAACTTACCTTCGCCGACAGTGAATTCAGCAGTAAGCGCCGTCAGACCAGAAAAGAGATTTTCTTGTCCCGCATGGAGCAGATTCTGCCATGGCAAAACATGGTGGAAGTCATCGAGCCGTTTTACCCCAAGGCTGGTAATGGCCGGCGACCTTATCCGCTGGAAACCATGCTACGCATTCACTGCATGCAGCATTGGTACAACCTGAGCGATGGCGCGATGGAAGATGCTCTGTACGAAATCGCCTCCATGCGTCTGTTTGCCCGGTTATCCCTGGATAGCGCCTTGCCGGACCGCACCACCATCATGAATTTCCGCCACCTGCTGGAGCAGCATCAACTGGCCCGCCAATTGTTCAAGACCATCAATCGCTGGCTGGCCGAAGCAGGCGTCATGATGACTCAAGGCACCTTGGTCGATGCCACCATCATTGAGGCACCCAGCTCGACCAAGAACAAAGAGCAGCAACGCGATCCGGAGATGCATCAGACCAAGAAAGGCAATCAGTGGCACTTTGGCATGAAGGCCCACATTGGTGTCGATGCCAAGAGTGGCCTGACCCACAGCCTAGTCACCACCGCGGCCAACGAGCATGACCTCAATCAGCTGGGTAATCTGCTGCATGGAGAGGAGCAATTTGTCTCAGCCGATGCCGGCTACCAAGGGGCGCCACAGCGCGAGGAGCTGGCCGAGGTGGATGTGGACTGGCTGATCGCCGAGCGCCCCGGCAAGGTAAGAACCTTGAAACAGCATCCACGCAAGAACAAAACGGCCATCAACATCGAATACATGAAAGCCAGCATCCGGGCCAAGGTGGAGCACCCATTTCGCATCATCAAGCGACAGTTCGGCTTCGTGAAAGCCAGATACAAGGGGTTGCTGAAAAACGATAACCAACTGGCGATGTTATTCACGCTGGCCAACCTGTTTCGGGTGGACCAAATGATACGTCAGTGGGAGAGATCTCACTAAAAACTGGGGATAACGCCTTAAATGGCGAAGAAACGGTCTAAATAGGCTGATTCAAGGCATTTACGGGAGAAAAAATCGGCTCAAACATGAAGAAATGAAATGACTGAGTCAGCCGAGAAGAATTTCCCCGCTTATTCGCACCTTCCCTTGGTTAATAATAGATAAAAGCCAGGGTAACGTAGGGCCGAAAATCAGCTCAGATACTATCCGGCTTGGGCCCCCTCATCAGTTTGTGTGTAGATACAAGAACTGCCGTCGCCATCAATAACATTCAGCACTCTTCGGAAACTCTTCAATTTTTTTTCAAAAAACTGGCTTCAAGTTATACAGTAAGTTCTTTGCCTTACTGGCTCCGCAATCACTGATTTGATACCTTACTGTCTTTTTCACCACTCACATGATGCAGTGCATTCAGGTAAAAAGCATCCATCAGCAACAGTGATCCTTGGCAGATATTTCAATCTTAGTGCATGAAATATTCCGGTATTTATTGTTATCCTTTTTAAGGAATAATTACTCGCATTTTTATTCCGCAGGTATGCAATACGAAGTCAGAACAGGCCGGGTCGGAGCTCTTCGTTCCTTCCCGGCTTTTTCTTGCCTGTTTCGCTCTGTCGGGATTACCGGCATGGACTGATCCCACAACCGTAGATATTTACAGTCCTCACGGCGGGACCTGTTCGGAGCCCTCCGGATTGAAGTCGCCAAGAGGACTATGGTGCCGGGTCCGGTCGTAAGCGATGAGATGGTCTTCCCCCATATTGCAAGACGGCAGTCATAATGACAGTGACAGGTTTGCTTTCGTATATCCGGCCTGTTTTGAAGTGAATAGCTTCTGGCCTCGATGAATCATCCGCACATACCGTCCTTTACGCTTACACGGTTTTGATAGCCTCGTACAGTCGACAGGTTTTCGATATGCAGGTTTGACCTGTTTTTCATCATTTCTGCATTCTTCGCAATTTCAAGTTAGCTTTCATTGCACTAGCACAGACAGTAACTTAATGATTTTTCATTACTACGGGTAAATATAATTCATTGCGGGCGATAATTACCCAGGAGATCCGCAGTAGCTTATTTGCGAGGGCAATCACTGCTCGATTAAATCCACGTTTTTCCCTGAGGCGATTAACCCACACGCTTAGTGGATCAGTTTTCTCAGCAGCCCTGAACAGGACCGCCCTCGCTCCATGTACCAGCATGGATCTGACATACTGTTTGCCGCACTTTGATATGCTCAGCAAAACCTGCTTGCCGCCGGTACTGAACTGCCGGGGGACTAACCCTAAGGCAGCAGAGGCGTCTCTTCCGCGTTTAAACTGTTTGCCATCCCCCATCCAGCTTTTTATTGCCTGGCTGACCAGAGGGCCGAATCCTGGAATGGCTAACAACCGTTTGCATACAGGATCCTGTCGAACGTATTTTTTCTGTTCAGCATTATACCATTCCAGCTCATCATCCAGCGTAATCAGCCGGTTATACTGCCGATACAGCAATGTCCTCATGGTGTCAGTGAGTCCATTTTCAGCATCCTCAAGCAGTGCTGGAAGCACTCGACGCAGTTCTGTTGCACCTTTATTCAGCACAATGCCATATTCG from Citrobacter amalonaticus Y19 includes:
- a CDS encoding recombinase family protein; amino-acid sequence: MLSASEDKVIYAAEYVRMSTEHQKYSQDNQSAYIHEYAARHNIVIKHSYNDAGKSGLNLSGRVGLQSLLDDVINHRINISVVLVYDVSRFGRFQDTDEAGHYSHLIQQNGVRIIYCAEPFSDDNQEMKMLGLAFSRYGAASYSRNLSEKVFLGQANLIRKGFHQGGMPGYGLRRMLIDENRVEKGKLEFGQRKSIQTDRVILVPGPENEVNIVNKIFDMFNLEAKPERVIASELNRNKIIADNDTEWTRGKIHQILTNEKYIGNNVYNKKSFKLKKKHVINPEDKWIRYDGAYEPIVSVEKFNLAREIIKNRSIVLSEDELLEKLHSLLIKKGRLSGLLIDEEELLPSSSVYRARFGSLLRVYQLVGYNPKEDYSWLETKKYLQGINRKISDSLIENIYLSDGWVSDTCDNGLLNINDEFTLFIQAIRCQKKQTGGLRWKINFHHTLTPDISIAARMDSLNTSIIDYYIFPSIDLLLNDKELKEQNHFSFDMYRFDDLHPLYRLVKRTKLKEIIDEPKR
- a CDS encoding ParB/RepB/Spo0J family partition protein, which translates into the protein MIEVDSIYIANPRKRDKFTHEEIKKNIHLIGLKRPISVRKIAHEHYQYALICGQGRLEAYQQYGEKLIPAIIKNVDEETGHLMSLTENIARRNPRSAESLENIKQLKKDGLTDREIGKVRTSP
- a CDS encoding IS5 family transposase encodes the protein MSHQLTFADSEFSSKRRQTRKEIFLSRMEQILPWQNMVEVIEPFYPKAGNGRRPYPLETMLRIHCMQHWYNLSDGAMEDALYEIASMRLFARLSLDSALPDRTTIMNFRHLLEQHQLARQLFKTINRWLAEAGVMMTQGTLVDATIIEAPSSTKNKEQQRDPEMHQTKKGNQWHFGMKAHIGVDAKSGLTHSLVTTAANEHDLNQLGNLLHGEEQFVSADAGYQGAPQREELAEVDVDWLIAERPGKVRTLKQHPRKNKTAINIEYMKASIRAKVEHPFRIIKRQFGFVKARYKGLLKNDNQLAMLFTLANLFRVDQMIRQWERSH
- a CDS encoding IS110 family transposase, encoding MSEMKITGIDLAKTNFYLFSINAYGRPAGKIKLSRSNLLNWLVQQPPMTLAMEACGASHHWAREIQKLGHKAILLPAQHVRAYQRRQKNDYNDAQAIAEACQHGTIRPVPIKTLDQQDIQTFLKMRQLVSMERTQLINHVRGLLAEYGIVLNKGATELRRVLPALLEDAENGLTDTMRTLLYRQYNRLITLDDELEWYNAEQKKYVRQDPVCKRLLAIPGFGPLVSQAIKSWMGDGKQFKRGRDASAALGLVPRQFSTGGKQVLLSISKCGKQYVRSMLVHGARAVLFRAAEKTDPLSVWVNRLREKRGFNRAVIALANKLLRISWVIIARNELYLPVVMKNH